The Terriglobus roseus region GCGCATGTTCCTCCCCGACGCAGAAGAAGTTACCTGCAAGCGCGCCGGCGAAGGCAAGATGTTGCTCGATATTGCCCACCTAGTGGACAAGAAGCACATCGAGCGCTACCAGAACAAGTACTCCACCGCCATGGACATGCTGAAGGACTGCCGTATGCAGCTCTCCGGCCCGTGGCCTCCGTATCACTTCGTGCAACGGCACCAGCCGCCGCACAACTCAGCCAACTAACAGGTTGGTCCTTAACAAAGAAAGCCCGCTTAAACGAGCGGGCTTTCCTACTTTGCAATCTTCATCTCTCAAGTACGGTAAGCCGGTCCACGGTCAGCTCTCGGATATGCAACGAATCGATACGCGCTTCAAGAATCCGTAACCGACGAATAGCCAGCGCTCCAACCGCAACAGCACCAATTGCGACTGCACCTACTGCCAACGCGCCAATTGCAAGAGAACCGGTGGCCATGGTTCCCACAGCAAGTGCGCCGCAGGACTCTTTCTTCCGTAGAGCCATACCGCACCTCCTTTTTGGTTTGAACTGACTAAGCGTTGCCTGCCGTGGGCCCAACTGCTGCCACAGTCTTCTTACGGCTCATGAGGCGGCTGCGCTTCTTACGCGATACCTGGCTGGCGTGATCCAACTTGCTCCAGAAAGCAACGAAGTAATCGATCGCGCTCAGGATGGATACAAACGTCATCCAGTAGATAGCGGTCACCGCGATGATGTGCACCGGAACAAAGAACCATCCGGTGTCATTTCGCCATCCCGGACCAACCCACCAGGCGTTCCATCCGCGATCAAGAATTGCAGCGACTACCGAAACTATTTGCAGCACCGTCTTCAGCTTGCCAACTTCACTGGCGTCGATTGTGAACCCTTCGTTTGCGGCAATCGAACGGAGACCGCTGACCAGGAACTCGCGACCAATGACCAGCACCGCGATCCAGGGTTTCACAACGTGCGGATTGAAGCTGACAAGGCAAACATATCCGGCCGTCACCAGCATCTTGTCCGCCAGCGGGTCCAGCAACATACCGATAGTAGTGATCTGTCCGCGTTTACGGGCAAGGTAGCCGTCCAACCCATCCGTGATGGCCGCCAGAATAAACAGCAGCGACGCAGCCACTTCCTGCGCATGCCCCGTGATCGGCGAGCTTGCGGAGAGCAGCCAGATAAGCAGCGGAAGGCAAGCTATCCGGCTCATCGTAATGGAATTGGGCAGATTCAAACGGAATGTACCTGGCCGCAATCAGGCACCATGCCCGACAGCGACGTCAACATGATTCTTGCACAAGGAACCCAAAAGCAGAACGTAGCAACCGCGACGACTTCCGCCGCGATCGCTACGCACTCATCTCCTACGTTGTTAAGCGTAGATACCGCGCTGTTTCGTCGTATAAGCCACACGATCAATCGCCAGCATGTACGCCGCAATGCGGTTGTTCACGCCATGCGCCTCTGCGTATCGAATCACGTCGGAAAAGCTTTGAGTCATAAGGCGATCGAGCCGGTCATTTACTTCATCTTCCGTCCAGAAGTAGCCCATGCGATCCTGCACCCATTCGAAGTAGCTGGCAGTGACGCCACCCGCATTCGCAAGAATGTCCGGCACGACGAACACGCCATTCTTCTCCAGGATGTCGTCCGCTGCAGGCGTCGTGGGACCGTTCGCGCCTTCCACAAGAATCTTTGCTTTCACTGCACCGGCATTGCGGCTGGTGATCACATTCTCATGCGCTGCGGGAATCAGAATCTCGCACTCAGCGGTCAACAGTTCTTCGCTATTCGCCTCGGATGCGCCACTGAAATTGCGAATCGAACCGTTCTTCTTGCGATGCTCGACCAATGCAGGAATGTTGATGCCGTCCGCGTTATATAGACCACCATCCCACTCCGCGATGCCGATCACCTTGTAGCCTTTTTCGCGCAACAACAGAGCAGCATTCGATCCCACATTACCAAATCCCTGAACGACTACGCGGCAATCCGCAGGCTTCATATTCAGGTACTGCAGAGCCTGATCGCAGGCCACGGAGACACCGCGCCCTGTTGCCGCTGAACGCCCACGCGAGCCGCCAATATTGATAGGCTTGCCCGTCACCACACTGGTAACGGTCTGCCGCATATGCATGGAGTAGGTATCCATGATCCACGCCATCGTCTGTTCGTTCGTATTTACGTCCGGTGCAGGAACGTCCTTCTCCGGGCCAAACACGTCGATCATCTCGGCGGTATAACGACGCGTCAGCCGCTCCAGTTCCCCCTGGCTCATTTTCTTCGGATCACAAATGACGCCGCCCTTTGCGCCACCGAACGGGATATTCACCACGGCGCACTTCCACGTCATCCAGCTTGCCAGCGCGCGTACCTCGTCCAACGACACATCCGGCGCGTACCGAATACCGCCCTTTGCAGGTCCTCGCGCCATCGAATGCTGCACACGATAGCCAGTGAAAACCTCAATACGGCCATCGTCCATCATTACCGGGAAGTGCACAATGATCTCGCGATTCGGCTGGCTCAACACTTTCCAGATCCCTGCGTCCAGATCCAGTTTCTTTGCCGCAAATTCAAAGCGGGCGGCCTGAGCCTCCCACGGGTTCATTTCCTTTTCCAAAGCTGCTTCTGCTGCAGCCTGTTCCAGATCAGCCGTTACTGCCATACTTCTACGCCTTCTTTCCTTCGTCTCCTCCGGTCACGCAGGGCCGCAGAAGACCACTTCAGTTGGACGCCTCAAAACCTGCCACAGGTGCATGAACAATCCGCGACATACGGCCATTTGGCGGCCAAACCGGCGAAGTATAAGCATCCAGCCAAACAATGAGCAAGGCATGCCAGGCGCTGTGTATCGTATCGGCTAACAGCGTTTAATCTTCTTGCGGAGGAATTTCGCACGTGCCACGGTACGCCTATCAGCTCCGCATCCGCGAAGGCTGCGAAGACGAATACGATCGCCGCCATGTGGCCGTCTGGCCGGAGTTGCTAAAAGACCTTGCAGACGCAGGCGTGCACGAATACTCCATCTTCCGCCGCGACCAGCAACTGTTCCTGTACCTTCACGTGGATAGCTTCGATGCCTTCCTCGCCCGCATGGCAACCAGCGAAGCGAACAAGCGTTGGCAGGCCATGATGGCCGACATCTTTGAACCCGTACCCGATCTTGCACCGGGCGAACGTTACGCCATGATGCCCGAAGTCTTCTACATGCCCGGCCACCCCGAAGGAACCGAATGAACGACGCACAGCAAAAAGTCTTTGCCGCACTCGACCACTTCCGCATCGAGCTTCCCTCCTGGGGATTCGCCAACACCGGTACACGCTTCGGCAAATTCATCCAGCCCGGTGCCGCCACCAACATCGCGGAAAAGTTTGCAGATGCGGGCATGGTGAACAAGCTCACCGGCGTAGCACCCACCGTGGCGTTACACGTTCTTTGGGATCTGCCCAAGGGTGAAGGCTCCGTCAACGAGATTCGTCAGCTTGAACAACAGCATGGTATCCGCTCTGGCTCCATCAATCCAAACCTGTTTCAGGATCAGGTGTACAAGTTCGGCTCGCTCTGCAACCCGGATCCCTCCGTCCGCAAACAAGCCACCGATCACATGATTGAAAGCGTGCAGATTGCCAAAGCACTCGGCTCGCGCGACATCTCCCTGTGGCTCTCCGATGGCGCGAACTATCCCGGCACGCAAAGCATTCAACGCCGTATTGGTTGGCTGACCGAGGCTCTCGCTGCAACGCACGCAGAGCTCGCGACAGACCAGCGCCTTCTCGTCGAATACAAACCCTTCGAACCAGCCTTCTACTTCACTGACCTCGCGGATTGGGGCATGGCGTACACGATGGCCAAGCAGGCAGGCCCACAGGCCGTCGTGCTCGTCGATACCGGCCATCATGCTCTGGGCACCAACATTGAACAGATCGTGGCGTGGCTGCTGCATCTCGGCGCGCTCGGCGGCTTTCACTTCAACGATCGCAAGTTCGCCGACGATGACCTCACTCTCGGCTCCATCGACCCGTATCAGGTCTTCCGCATCTTCCACGAAATTCACGCACACACCGCCAGCGGCGGTCGCAGCGACATCGCCTACATGATCGACCAGAGTCACAACCTGAAGGGCAAGATGGAAGCGATGGTGCAGACCGTCGCCACCGCCCAGGAGCTCTATGCCCGTGCCGCACTCGTGGACCAAGCAAAGCTCTCAGAACTGCAGGACGCCTGTGCGTTGGTGGAAGCTGAGGAACTCTTCCGCAACGCATTCTTCACCGACGTTCGTCCGTTGGTGCAGGCGTGGCGCTCCTCCAAAGGCCTGCCAGCCGATCCGCTTGTCGCACTGAAGGAAAGTGGCTATGTGGACACCATCAGCCGCGAGCGAGCCGCAAAGAACGCCAGCAGCGGGGGCTCGTACGCCTGAGCCGCCCACGGAGTCATGGTCTAAGCTCAAAGCAGATGCAGACGCAGGAAGAACAGCTTTACACCACCAATAGACCTCACCCCAAGGTATGGATTGCCAGCACTGCGGCGATCCTCTTGCTGCTCTCTCTGCCGTCCATTCTGCCGCCGGACGGCCAGACTCACTCCGGCCAGTTCCTTGGTCGTTTCCATGTCGGCCTGATTCATCTGCCTATTGGTCTGCTGTTCCTGGTTCCTGTCTTTGACCTTGCCGCAAAGAAGCGCCCCGCGCTGCAGCAGGCAGCATCGATCACGCTCAACATCGCAGCCGTGACAGGCTTCCTCTCTGCACTGCTCGGAATCGTCCTGGCACACGCCGGGGCCTTCTCTGCGGATCAGGTACGCACGCATCTGTGGACCGGAATCGTGCTCGCCGTCGCAGCCATCGTCCTCACCATGCTGCGCACGTTCCTTCCTCAGCGAGCATTGCTGAGCATCCCTCTCGCTTTGCTTACCCTCTGGACCGCCCACACCGGCGGCAAAATCGTCTATGGCGACGACTGGCTCACAGAGTTCGCACCACACCTGGCGCCATCGCGCAGCTATCCTGCAGTCGATCCAGAAGGCGTCTATGCAAAACAGGTGCAGCCCATCCTGAACGCCAACTGCGTAAAGTGCCATGGCTCTACGGAGCGCAAAGGAAATCTTCGCCTGGATAGCTACGCGCACCTACTGGATGGTGGCTCCAGCGGCGACATCGTGAGCGCGGGTCATCCCGAACGCAGCATCCTGCTGCACCGCATCACTCTTCCTCCAAACGACCCGAAGCTGATGCCCAAGAAGGGCGAACCGCTCACCACGGCGGAAATCGAAACCCTCCGCGCATGGATTACTGCTGGAGCTTCACCATCCGCCACGCCAACCACACAGCCATGAGACACGAAAGGCCCCGCGACGGGGGATCGCGGAGCCAATGCGTTCGTGTCTGGAGAAGGGTTACTTGGTAAAGATGTCTCCGTCGTTATGTGCCTGGCGATTCATCCCGCGACGTGCGGAATCCTCCGCAGCGCGATCGATGCCCGATTGGTGTCCGCTCTCGGCACGTTCCAGCGAATTCACACCCGGACGCGCTGGCGTATCTGGCGTGTTTACCTTTTCCTTTGCAACTCCCTCGCCTTCACCTGCAAATCCATTTCCAGTCAAACCGCTCATTGTCCGTCACCTCGCCCAACATAGACGCGTAGACCCAGGGATTGGTTTGCCACGCCATTCCACGGCAACCCAGCAAACCGCATGAAACATTCGCAAGCGAGCTAACATGAAACAGATGAGAAACTTCCTCGAAGAAGCGAAAGCGCTCCATGACAGCGGCATCGTGCTGGACGGCCATGCAGATACGCCTCAACGCTTCGTCGACGAGGACTGGAACTGGGTTGGTTCACCGCTTGGGATGGGTCAACTCTCTGCGGAGACAGCCAACGAAGGACATCTGCATGGAGGGTTTCTCATTGCATGGCCGGAGCCCGATGCCTGGACAGGAAAGTTCGCCGAACGCACCCGCACTCTCATCGCCGGTATTCATCAGCAAGCCGCGAAGCAGCCGGAAGCCATCACCATATGCATCACCGCAGAGGAAGTACGCAACGCCAAACATAACGGCCAATACGCTGCGCTGATTGGTATCGAGGGTGGCCACGCTATCGAAAACAGCCTCGACAACCTGCGTGAATTCCATTCCAACGGCGCGCGCTACATGACCCTCACCTGGGCCAACGCGAACGACTGGTGCGGCTCCAGCGGCTTTGGGGGCGACGGCGGCTTAACCGCCTTCGGTCGCAACGTGGTCCGCGAGATGAACCGCCTCGGCATGCTTGTGGACGTCTCCCACGTCAGCGATGCCGCCTTCCATGACGTTCTGGAAACATCATGGGCGCCGATCATCGCCTCACATTCGTCGTCACGCCACATCTGCCAGGCAGCCCGCAACCTTACCGACAACATGGCGCGGAGACTCGCGGCCAAAGGCGGCATAGTGATGGTGAACTTCTTCGCAGGCTTCCTTAGCGACGCATGGCGTGAAGCCTGGAATGCGATGAAGCCAGAGCGAAATGCCGCGCTCGACAAGGCCCGCGAGCAATTCCGCGCACAGGGGAAGCCGTTCCTTTTCTTTGATGAACTCGCAATCGAGCGCGAGTTCGCCCGCCGCATCCCACCGGTTCCCTTGTCAGTCCTGGTCGACCACTTCGACCATCTGTTGCGCGTCATCGGACCGAAACATGTCGGCATTGGTTCCGACTTCGACGGCATCTCCCTCTCGGTAGAAGGCATGGAAACTGCCGCCGATTTGCCGAAGCTTACTGCCGCACTTCTGGAACGGGGATGGTCCGCTGACGACCTTCGCGGGCTACTGGGCGAAAACCTTTTGCGTGTGCTGAAACAGGCCGAGGACTTTGCCGCCGCGTGACCGGTTCCACCGCGCAGCGTATTCTGGATTACGGCATGATGTTCCGACTTGCGCCCCTATCTCTCTTCGCGATTCTCGCCGCTGCTCCGGTAGCGGCACTGGCACAGGCAGGGTCCCCTGTACCGCCTGCCCAGCAGCAGAATCCTCCGGCAAAGCCTGCGGACGACCTGCCGGATTCACCCGGAGCCGCCGAAGGCCTCGGCGTTCCGCCTGCACCGAACGGCCCTACGGCCGTCATTGACACCACGATGGGTCGCCTGACCTGCCAGTTCTTCCAGACTGAGTCACCCAAGACTGTGGAGAACTTCATCGGTCTGGCCACTGGCACCAAGGACTTCACCGATCCCTCAACCGGCCAGAAGATGCACGGTGTGCCCTTCTACGACGGCACTACCTTCCACCGCGTCATTGCCAACTTCATGATCCAGGGCGGCGACCGCGCTGGAACGGGCGCTGGCGACGCTGGCTACTACATCGGCGAAGAGCGTTCCCCCGGTCTGCGTTTTGACCGGGAAGGTCGTCTTGCCATGGCCAATGCTGGCCCCAACACTGGCAGCACGCAGTTTTTCATCACTGAAGCGCCCGTTCCGGAACTGAACGGGAAACACACCATCTTCGGTCAGTGCGATCCGCATTCGGTGCTGGTCGTGCAGTCCATCGCCCGCGTGGAAAAGAACTCGCAGGATAAACCTGTAACGCCCGTGACAATCAAGCACGTCACAATTGTTCCGGAGGGTGGCACCATTCCGCCGGATCCAATGGCGACCCAGCCTGCCACACCTGCAGCGCAGTAGGCATCCAACGTCGTACAGCAATAGAAAGGAAACACCCATGGCAGATCGCACACCAGGTACCTACGCCGTCTTCAACACCAGCGAAGGCACCATCGTCACGCGTCTCTTTGAGAAGGATGCACCGGAGACCGTTGCCAACTTCATCGGCCTGGCTGAGGGCACTAAGAAGTGGGAGAGCCGCAGCAAGAAGGGCGACAAGCTCTATGACGGCACCATCTTCCACCGCGTAATCCCTGAGTTCATGATCCAGGGCGGCGATCCGGAAGGCACCGGCATGGGCGGCCCCGGCTATCGCTTTGCAGACGAGACCAAGGGCTCGCCGCACGGCTTCCAGGAGACCGGCAAGCTGGCCATGGCGAACGCTGGCCCCAACACCAACGGCTCGCAGTTCTTCATTACCGTTGCTCCTACCACCTGGCTCACCGGACGCCACACCATCTTCGGTGAAGTCGTGGAAGGCTACGACATCGTGGAGAAGGTCAGCAAGGTCGCACGTGATGGCATGGACCGCCCCAAGAAGCCCGTCGTACTCGAATCGGTAGTTATCGAGCGCGTCTAGCTCACAAAGCACAGCAAGGAAACGGCCCGCATCTGCGGGCCGTTTTTCTGTTTGCTACACAGTCGGAGCGGGCTTACCGTTGCTTCCTCGAACAATCTTGCTCTGGTCAAACAAGCGCAGCACGGGAAAGTCGATATCCGTTCGCGCGACCTTCCAGAAGTAGTTGGTCAGGAAGTTCAGAATCAGGTGACCGAAGACCTCCGCAATATCTTCATCACTCCAGCCAGCAGCTTTCACCGCGTCCACCTCTGCATCTGTAAGGTCGCCCTTGTAGCGAACAACAAGCAGAACAAAGTCGAGCAACGCCTGCTCCTTTGCATCGCTGGACTTACCATGCCGTGCCAGCTCAATATCCTCATCGGTTAGCTTCTGCTGCTTCGCCACCGCTGCCAGAAGCGAGATGCAGTATTCGCAGCCATTCTCTTCTCCAATCGCCAAGCCAATCTTTCGCGCCAGCTGTTTGCTGAATCGGCCCTCGGTCAGGTTCTGAAATAGCGTCAGGTAGCTGCTCATCATGGCGGTGGAATTGGTCATTGCCGACATGAGCAGAGGATGCTTTCCGAACTTCGCGCGCGTGGCGTCGAAGATCTCCTTCTGGGCTTGGGTGGCGGTTTCCGGGGTGAGTACATGAATGCGAGCCATGAGTGACGTCTCCTTGATTTATACCGATCGTTCGGTTTCATTCATAGATATCTCCACACGAGAGTCATGTCAATTGGAACTTTACCGAATGTTCGGTTATCGTAGAGGCAGGAGAGCGGCAATGCCCCAGGTTCGAAAAATAGAAGACGCGGAGTTGATGCAGCGATTGGCGCGCATCTTCAAAGACGTGGGCTATGAAGCTGCGTCTCTGGCGGTTCTGGCCAACGCCACCGGCCTAAAGAAGGCGAGCCTCTACCACCGCTTTCCCTTGGGCAAAGAGCAGATGGCGGAAGAAGTATTGGCCTTCACAAATCAAATTCTCGACACACACGTATTCCCGGTGCTTAGTGACGTAACGCGGCCGGAGAAAAAGATGAGTTCGTTTGTCCGGGTAATCGACGAGTTCTACCTGAACGGCAACGAATCCTGCCTGCTGAATCTTCTTTGCCCGCCGCGTGGCGAAGAGAGCGCTCGCGCCAAGGCCATCGCTGCCACGTTCAAGCGATTGATCGATGCATTGACGCACGTCGCAGAAGAAACAGGAGCCCCAAAGAAGCTGGCAAAAGCCCGAGCGGAGCATGCACTAGTCGAACTGCACGGGGCGCTCGTACTCGCTCGTGCAACCGGAGACGACAAGGTCTTCCAGCGCATGCTGACTCGCCTTCCCACGATCATCCTGACAAGCGATTCATAAATACAAAAGAAATGGCCCACTTCGGCAGGCCATTTCTTTTGCGAATCGCGATTCATCACATCTCACAAGCCGACGTGTCGTTCTATTTCTGACCGACGTGTTCCGCCAGAAACTCACGCATCGACGCTGAGATCTCCTGCAAATGAGTCTCAAGAGCAAAGTGTCCTGTTGGAAGGAGCGTCACCTTAGCGTTCGGAATATCTTTTTTGAACGCTTCTGCTCCAGCAGGAATAAAGTATGGGTCGAACTTTCCCCACACCGCGAGCAGCGGAGGTTTCGCAGTGCGAAAGTACTCCTGAAACTTGGGGTACAGTTTCACGTTGTTGGCGTAATCGAGGAAGAGATCGAGTTGAATATCTACGTTCCCCGGACGCGCCAGCAACGCAGCATCCAACGTGTAACTTTCCGGCTTGATCAGGCTTGGGTCCGGTATTCCAACGGAATACTCATGACGCATTCCTTCGAAATTCAAACCGGCGCGGATTGCGTTCCGATTCTCCATCGTTGGTTCGCGCCAGTAGCGCTGAAGGGGCTGCCACGCATCGCCCAGGCCTTCTTCGTAAGCATTGCCGTTCTGAGAGACGATGGCCGTCACCCGCTCAGGAGCCATCAACGCCAGTCGGAAGCAGTGGGCGCTCCGTAATCAAAAACGTACATCGCGTAACGGTTTAGCTTCAGAGCCTCAGTGAACGCGAAGATCGTCTTTGCCAACGCCTCGAAGGTGTACTTATAACCGCGACTCGCAGGGACTTCAGTAAAGCCGAAACCCGGCAGGTCTGGAGCGATCACATGGTAGCGGTCGGCAAGGCGCGGAATCAGTTCCCGATATTGAAACGATGACGTGGGAAATCCATGAAGCAAGAGGACAACCGGAGCGTTGGAGGGGCCTGCTTCGCGATAAAACACATTCACGCCATCGACTTCAACGCGATGGTGAGAGGTGAGCGGAATATTTGGAAGGTCAGTCATAGAGTTTTCCTTCGGAACGTTGACTTGCTGATTGAAATTGAACAAGGCAATCTTGCGACGAAACGCATCAACACCGAAAACAGCGGATGCCACGAAGCTGCGGCGATCAAAGTTCAAGGGGCACCTACTTTTGCTGCTTATCGTTGAGGGACTGCGAACGCGACTACGTCCGCTGCAGCCGCTCATACAATACGCCGTACCAACTACCAGGGATATGAACCGTCCTTGTGAAAGAAACCGCCCGTGGAGCTGTCGTCAGGCTGTTGAGCAAATCGCACAATTGCCTCTGCGCCTTCTTCGATGGTCTGCGTACCGCTGTTACCGTTCAGGTCCGTAGCGGTGTAGCCGGGGCAGATAGAGTTCACCTTGATCTTCGTATCGCGCAGCTCCCATGCAAGGTCAACAGTGAACATATTCAGCGCTGCTTTTGATGCGTTGTATCCAAGTGGCTTCACGGGATAGAACGGCGAGTTTGCATCGCTGTTAAGTCCAAGAGAGCCCAGGCCGCTGGAGACATTGATGATGCGTGCACTTTCCGCGCCGCGCAGTAGCGGCAACAGCGGCTGCGTGAACTCCACAGTGCCGAAGAAATTAATTTCGAAGGTGCGCTTCAGCGCTTCGCTGGTGACCGTGCTTGCTGGACTATCACCGCCCGTCAAATCGAAGATGCCAGCATTGTTGATGAGCACATCCAGATGGCCAAATTCTTTCTGTATCTGACCGGCCAGCGCTGACGCTGTCTCAGCCGCACGATCCAGATCGGCGACAACATAGCGAACATCTAAACCCTCGCTACGAAGCTTCGCCGCAGCTTCTTCGCCACGCTTGGCATCGCGAGCGCCCAGCAGAACGGTAAACCCAGCGTGGCCCAACTGCCGAGCCACTTCAAACCCAATGCCTTTGTTCGCGCCTGTGATTAGAACAACCTTCGACATGCTGTCTCCTTGTGCTTCATGAGCAGGAGTTAGACGCGACGGAAGAAGCCGGGATTCGTCTTTCTTCGAATGCCGGCAGACACGACCTAAAGTGGCTTGCCAATCTCCCACCGATGGCCGAAGGGATCCATCAACGAACCGTCACGCCATCCATAGTCGTGGTCCTGCATGGGCGAGCGAACAACCGCGCCAGCAGCCACAGCCTGATTGAATACCGCGTCTGGATCGTCAACGATAAGCATCAACCGTACCGCAGTCCCACCGAGCAGCGCAGGCGAGGGATTGCCGATCGCTTCATCTGCGGGATGCACCCAGAACTCAATGCCGTGTACGAGGAGCTGCGCCACCATGTCGTCGGCAGGAGGCGTGGCCCAGCCAGTTTCAGCGCCGAATGCTTTCCCATAGAAAGCAATGGCGTCTCGGACATCCCCAGGAATATGCAGCATGGCTGAAAAACGGGCGGTCATAAGAACACCAACATACTCTTGTCTTGAGACGGCGAGCAAAATAATCTCTCGTGAACTGTGGCGTTGCATCTCTGCGAAACTCGCGCCGCTCCAGAAAGCACGTGTCATCAGTTCTGTGCGTGAACACACAACCGATGACACGAAGAAGAGAACCTTGTGTCAGACAGTTTCAACCAAAATCACGAATCAAAGTCCGCGTTTGAAATACGCAATTACATCCGCCCGTTCCTGTGCTTTGGGAAGATGAAAGTCCATCTGGTTCCCGGGCACCACGGTATCCGGGTCATTCAGCCATTTCTCTAACGTCGCTTCGTTCCATGTGATGCCCGACGCATGCAACGCCTCGGAATACCGGAAACCCGCAACGCTTCCAGCTTTGCTACCAAACACACCGGCCAGTGGAGGCCCCTCTCGATTCCCTCCTACTGCGTGGCAGCCAGTGCATCGCTTTTGAAAGACCAACTTCCCACGTGCCGCGTCGCCATCAGCATGTGTCTCGACCTGTGAGGCGGTATCAGCTTGCATGCCCGCCAGTGCAGCAATATCTACCGGTGTGAGTTGCGACTCCCAGTGAAGAATGAGGTACTGCAACGGCGCCATCTCTCCGTTCTTCGCCTCATGAATAATCTTTCCAATCATCACCTGTTGATCATCGGGCGACATCTGATCCCAAAGCGACAGGTTCATCTTCTTCCGGGCCTCGACAACATCCCGCTCCATCAGCCATGACCCCGGAGCAAGTCGAGCGTAGATAGGCCAGCGCGTTTCATTCGAATGGCAGTTGGCACACTTGGCAATTAAAACGGCCTTCGCCTCTTCTGGCATCGAGGCATGAGTCAACAACGTGTCGAGCCCTTTCGATGGCTCGACACGTGGATTCCCAAAGGGATGAAACAATCCCAAACCAATAACCAGGGTTACAAGCAACACAATTAGTACAATGGAATACTTCAAGCGCCCTCCGCCAGTGTGTGGTCCACAACAGCAAGGTGGCTAC contains the following coding sequences:
- a CDS encoding peptidylprolyl isomerase, which gives rise to MADRTPGTYAVFNTSEGTIVTRLFEKDAPETVANFIGLAEGTKKWESRSKKGDKLYDGTIFHRVIPEFMIQGGDPEGTGMGGPGYRFADETKGSPHGFQETGKLAMANAGPNTNGSQFFITVAPTTWLTGRHTIFGEVVEGYDIVEKVSKVARDGMDRPKKPVVLESVVIERV
- a CDS encoding c-type cytochrome domain-containing protein, whose translation is MQTQEEQLYTTNRPHPKVWIASTAAILLLLSLPSILPPDGQTHSGQFLGRFHVGLIHLPIGLLFLVPVFDLAAKKRPALQQAASITLNIAAVTGFLSALLGIVLAHAGAFSADQVRTHLWTGIVLAVAAIVLTMLRTFLPQRALLSIPLALLTLWTAHTGGKIVYGDDWLTEFAPHLAPSRSYPAVDPEGVYAKQVQPILNANCVKCHGSTERKGNLRLDSYAHLLDGGSSGDIVSAGHPERSILLHRITLPPNDPKLMPKKGEPLTTAEIETLRAWITAGASPSATPTTQP
- a CDS encoding carboxymuconolactone decarboxylase family protein — translated: MARIHVLTPETATQAQKEIFDATRAKFGKHPLLMSAMTNSTAMMSSYLTLFQNLTEGRFSKQLARKIGLAIGEENGCEYCISLLAAVAKQQKLTDEDIELARHGKSSDAKEQALLDFVLLVVRYKGDLTDAEVDAVKAAGWSDEDIAEVFGHLILNFLTNYFWKVARTDIDFPVLRLFDQSKIVRGSNGKPAPTV
- a CDS encoding Glu/Leu/Phe/Val family dehydrogenase, which produces MAVTADLEQAAAEAALEKEMNPWEAQAARFEFAAKKLDLDAGIWKVLSQPNREIIVHFPVMMDDGRIEVFTGYRVQHSMARGPAKGGIRYAPDVSLDEVRALASWMTWKCAVVNIPFGGAKGGVICDPKKMSQGELERLTRRYTAEMIDVFGPEKDVPAPDVNTNEQTMAWIMDTYSMHMRQTVTSVVTGKPINIGGSRGRSAATGRGVSVACDQALQYLNMKPADCRVVVQGFGNVGSNAALLLREKGYKVIGIAEWDGGLYNADGINIPALVEHRKKNGSIRNFSGASEANSEELLTAECEILIPAAHENVITSRNAGAVKAKILVEGANGPTTPAADDILEKNGVFVVPDILANAGGVTASYFEWVQDRMGYFWTEDEVNDRLDRLMTQSFSDVIRYAEAHGVNNRIAAYMLAIDRVAYTTKQRGIYA
- the pgsA gene encoding CDP-diacylglycerol--glycerol-3-phosphate 3-phosphatidyltransferase, which gives rise to MNLPNSITMSRIACLPLLIWLLSASSPITGHAQEVAASLLFILAAITDGLDGYLARKRGQITTIGMLLDPLADKMLVTAGYVCLVSFNPHVVKPWIAVLVIGREFLVSGLRSIAANEGFTIDASEVGKLKTVLQIVSVVAAILDRGWNAWWVGPGWRNDTGWFFVPVHIIAVTAIYWMTFVSILSAIDYFVAFWSKLDHASQVSRKKRSRLMSRKKTVAAVGPTAGNA
- a CDS encoding dipeptidase; protein product: MKQMRNFLEEAKALHDSGIVLDGHADTPQRFVDEDWNWVGSPLGMGQLSAETANEGHLHGGFLIAWPEPDAWTGKFAERTRTLIAGIHQQAAKQPEAITICITAEEVRNAKHNGQYAALIGIEGGHAIENSLDNLREFHSNGARYMTLTWANANDWCGSSGFGGDGGLTAFGRNVVREMNRLGMLVDVSHVSDAAFHDVLETSWAPIIASHSSSRHICQAARNLTDNMARRLAAKGGIVMVNFFAGFLSDAWREAWNAMKPERNAALDKAREQFRAQGKPFLFFDELAIEREFARRIPPVPLSVLVDHFDHLLRVIGPKHVGIGSDFDGISLSVEGMETAADLPKLTAALLERGWSADDLRGLLGENLLRVLKQAEDFAAA
- a CDS encoding peptidylprolyl isomerase, coding for MTGSTAQRILDYGMMFRLAPLSLFAILAAAPVAALAQAGSPVPPAQQQNPPAKPADDLPDSPGAAEGLGVPPAPNGPTAVIDTTMGRLTCQFFQTESPKTVENFIGLATGTKDFTDPSTGQKMHGVPFYDGTTFHRVIANFMIQGGDRAGTGAGDAGYYIGEERSPGLRFDREGRLAMANAGPNTGSTQFFITEAPVPELNGKHTIFGQCDPHSVLVVQSIARVEKNSQDKPVTPVTIKHVTIVPEGGTIPPDPMATQPATPAAQ
- a CDS encoding L-rhamnose mutarotase, which produces MPRYAYQLRIREGCEDEYDRRHVAVWPELLKDLADAGVHEYSIFRRDQQLFLYLHVDSFDAFLARMATSEANKRWQAMMADIFEPVPDLAPGERYAMMPEVFYMPGHPEGTE
- a CDS encoding TIM barrel protein, translating into MNDAQQKVFAALDHFRIELPSWGFANTGTRFGKFIQPGAATNIAEKFADAGMVNKLTGVAPTVALHVLWDLPKGEGSVNEIRQLEQQHGIRSGSINPNLFQDQVYKFGSLCNPDPSVRKQATDHMIESVQIAKALGSRDISLWLSDGANYPGTQSIQRRIGWLTEALAATHAELATDQRLLVEYKPFEPAFYFTDLADWGMAYTMAKQAGPQAVVLVDTGHHALGTNIEQIVAWLLHLGALGGFHFNDRKFADDDLTLGSIDPYQVFRIFHEIHAHTASGGRSDIAYMIDQSHNLKGKMEAMVQTVATAQELYARAALVDQAKLSELQDACALVEAEELFRNAFFTDVRPLVQAWRSSKGLPADPLVALKESGYVDTISRERAAKNASSGGSYA